The segment GGTTCCGACGACCAGGCTCGCCTTCCCGTCGAGGAATCTGCCCATGGCGATCTTCTCGGAGGTGGCTTCGGCGTGGAAGTCCAGCACGACGACGTTCGCGCTCTCGCGCAGCTTCGGGATGATGTCTTCAGCCGCCTCGAAGGGATTGTGATACTGGTTGAAGAAGATGCCCCCGCCGAGGTTCAGGACGGCGACGGGAACCCCCGCCGCGCTCTGCGTGACCGCCCATCCTCGTCCAGGGGCGGCTTTGGGCAAGTTCGCGGGACGGATCACGTTCGGCACGTCGGCGATCTCGTCGGCAAACTCCTTCTGATCCCAGACATGGTTGCCCATCGTCATGAGATCGATGCCGGCGTCCGTCAACTCGGAGGCGATGGCGGCGGTGATGCCATTGCCGCCAGCGGCGTTCTCCGCGTTGGCGATGACCAGATCGAAGCCGCCGTGTCGTTCGCGGAGCGCCGGTAGGAGCTCTTTGACGGCTCTCCTGCCTGGCTTGCCAACGATGTCGCCGATGAACACAATCCTCATCAGGAGGCGCGTCTTTCCAGCGGCAGTAGTGTGGTGACGGGGTACTGTGCGATCCGCTCCTATCATACCGGATGGGACGAGGAGGGCAAGTCGTCGCCTCGGACTGCACTGGAACGAACGGTACCGGAGCTACGTTATGTAGAGCGGGGCTGAGTGCCCGCGCGCTCCTACGCGCGCCGATGTGCGATGAACCACAAGGAGGATACCATGCGGCTGAAAGCGGCTGCGGGTTCCGTATTGGCAGCGTCCGCTCTCTTGGCGGGCGCCGCGACGGCGCAGAACGTGTCCGTAACGGACTACGATGTGCCAGTCAGCAAGGCGGAACGTCTTCTGGTCGATCTGACCGCAAACCATGCCACCAAGGGATCGGACAAGACGGCGAGCAACGGGAACGTCGGAGCCGTCTACAAGCGCTTCTACGACTCCCTGCCCTTCGGATACTCCATCGACGTGACCGGGTCCGGCTCGACTGCCCTCGACCCGAAGACGGATGAGTACGAGTCCACGTACAACGCGGACCTCTCGGGCAGCATCAAGCGCTACATCTGGGACAAGAACGCGTCGCTCAAGGACATCTTCGGGTCGGCTCGATTCGACGCGAACATGCTCAAGGACTACGACCAACCCAACTCATCCGTCACGATCGCCTTGGGGTACGGCCGCTTCATCAACGCGACCGGTCTCGCCAAAGCGGTTCGGATGGAGGGTTTCCTGATCGACGAGAACGAGATCACCGGCAACCTGCCCAAGGACGCTATGGTCGAACTCGCGAAGATCGTCGACCGCCGCGGCGAGTATGAGGACACTCACGGGGCGACCTACAAGAAGCAGTGGTACGCCGACATGGAGGAGGTCATCCGCAAGTCGGGTATGCTCAAAGAGGACGCCATCGGGGCAGTCGGCATCCTGCGGATGGACGAGGTGATCGAGCGTGAGCAGATCGCCGACCGGTTCTACGGCTGGGACCTCGCCGTCGGCAGCAAGTTCGACCTCACGGTCGTGGACCCCACGACCGGCAAAGAGGTAGATGAGCTGCCATCGCCAAATCTCGACGTGAGCGCCCACTATGCGCGTCCGGTGGCGTGGGAGTGGCAGTTCAAC is part of the Candidatus Poribacteria bacterium genome and harbors:
- a CDS encoding YmdB family metallophosphoesterase is translated as MIGADRTVPRHHTTAAGKTRLLMRIVFIGDIVGKPGRRAVKELLPALRERHGGFDLVIANAENAAGGNGITAAIASELTDAGIDLMTMGNHVWDQKEFADEIADVPNVIRPANLPKAAPGRGWAVTQSAAGVPVAVLNLGGGIFFNQYHNPFEAAEDIIPKLRESANVVVLDFHAEATSEKIAMGRFLDGKASLVVGT